The Bifidobacterium eulemuris genome includes a window with the following:
- the istA gene encoding IS21 family transposase, translating to MTIPMSQQQDIRRLDAKGLPHAEIARRLGVDRGTVAKYAGMEDCSPKPPARRGVKSILDEYKPIVDGWLEADRLMPGKQRHTARRVHDRLVAEHGFTGSYSTVLRYVDEWRAANREPSDGYVELEWTPGSMQMDFGLAKARIAGEWVDDHCLVVTFPHSNKRYAASLPAENAECICEGLTAIFEHIGGVPHTLVIDNASGAGHRDSKGNVTMSRVFEAFVSHHRLDVRFCNPYSGNEKGSVENAVGFLRRNLMVPPMAAETHEQLTRLMLAKCDGLGRSVHYRALVPVDDLFSDDLKALRPLPSCRFDAVRWETRKADKYGCVEIDSNRYQVGPALHGRRVDVAVRATSVTVKDKDGRTVAELSRVYGRSPRTIQDPATVFPLLARKPGAWRDCSIRPDVPDDVRERLDQADDKTLKASLKAIAGACEAAGFEPAMRAASHLVDRGWPLAEADMAILARRFADGDADHGGDLPDLGSYDRFNRPGEEDA from the coding sequence AGCAAGATATCAGGAGGCTCGACGCGAAGGGCCTGCCGCACGCGGAGATCGCCAGAAGGCTCGGGGTGGACCGGGGCACGGTCGCGAAGTACGCGGGCATGGAGGACTGCTCGCCGAAACCGCCCGCCAGGCGCGGGGTGAAGTCGATTCTCGACGAGTACAAGCCGATCGTCGACGGCTGGCTGGAGGCGGACCGGCTCATGCCCGGCAAGCAGCGCCACACCGCCAGGCGCGTGCATGACCGGCTCGTGGCCGAGCACGGGTTCACGGGCTCGTACTCCACCGTGCTGCGCTACGTGGACGAGTGGCGCGCGGCGAACCGCGAGCCGTCCGACGGCTACGTGGAGCTGGAGTGGACGCCGGGGAGCATGCAGATGGACTTCGGCCTGGCCAAGGCCAGGATCGCTGGCGAGTGGGTCGACGACCATTGCCTGGTCGTCACGTTCCCGCATTCGAACAAACGGTACGCGGCGAGCCTGCCCGCGGAGAACGCGGAGTGCATCTGCGAGGGCCTGACGGCGATCTTCGAGCACATCGGCGGCGTCCCGCACACGCTCGTGATCGACAACGCGTCCGGCGCGGGCCACCGGGATTCCAAGGGGAACGTGACCATGTCGCGCGTGTTCGAGGCGTTCGTCAGTCACCACCGGCTCGACGTGCGGTTCTGCAATCCGTATTCCGGCAACGAGAAGGGCAGCGTGGAGAACGCGGTCGGATTCCTGCGGCGCAACCTCATGGTCCCGCCCATGGCGGCCGAGACCCACGAGCAGCTCACCCGGCTCATGCTCGCCAAATGCGACGGGCTGGGAAGGTCCGTCCACTACCGCGCGCTCGTGCCGGTCGATGACCTGTTCTCCGACGATTTGAAGGCGCTGCGGCCCCTGCCGTCGTGCCGGTTCGACGCGGTGAGGTGGGAGACCCGCAAGGCCGATAAATACGGTTGCGTCGAGATCGACTCCAACCGCTACCAGGTCGGCCCCGCGCTGCACGGCAGAAGGGTCGACGTCGCTGTGCGCGCCACGAGCGTCACCGTCAAGGACAAGGACGGGCGCACGGTGGCCGAGCTCTCCCGCGTCTACGGCAGATCACCACGCACGATCCAGGATCCCGCCACGGTGTTCCCGCTGCTCGCGCGCAAACCCGGGGCGTGGCGCGACTGCTCGATCCGTCCCGACGTGCCCGACGACGTGAGGGAACGGCTCGACCAAGCCGACGACAAGACCCTCAAGGCCAGTCTTAAGGCCATCGCAGGGGCGTGCGAGGCCGCGGGCTTCGAACCGGCGATGCGGGCCGCCTCGCATCTCGTCGACCGCGGCTGGCCCCTCGCCGAGGCCGACATGGCGATTCTGGCCAGACGGTTCGCGGACGGCGACGCCGACCACGGCGGCGACCTGCCCGACCTGGGCTCCTACGACAGGTTCAACCGTCCCGGCGAGGAGGACGCATGA
- the istB gene encoding IS21-like element helper ATPase IstB, with translation MSTRPEPQIPETRRRRADTIAKSQRIMEMSKQLTLTRSVLANTLAGATPAQLDFIERWFEAELESRDHAKRARLMKTAGFPSDKELDGYDWTNLDMPADWGRSQLESLEFVGRTEDLVLYGNVGTGKTHLAIALGRAACRAGIPVRFFTASSLVMRLRRAKQDNRLDKELAAIAKARLLIIDELGYIPIDEEGSRLLFQVISDSYETRSVVYTTNIEFSGWARVFGDPNMAAAVVDRTVHHGRLIRFKGESYRSRNALMTK, from the coding sequence ATGAGCACGAGACCCGAACCGCAGATCCCCGAGACCCGCCGCCGCAGGGCCGACACCATCGCCAAGAGCCAGCGCATCATGGAGATGAGCAAACAGCTCACGCTCACCCGCAGCGTACTCGCCAACACGCTGGCCGGGGCCACGCCCGCCCAGCTCGACTTCATCGAACGCTGGTTCGAGGCCGAACTCGAATCACGCGACCATGCCAAACGCGCCCGTCTGATGAAGACCGCCGGCTTCCCGTCCGACAAGGAGCTCGACGGATACGACTGGACCAACCTAGACATGCCCGCCGACTGGGGACGGAGCCAGCTCGAATCCCTCGAATTCGTCGGTAGGACCGAGGACCTCGTGCTCTACGGCAACGTCGGCACCGGAAAGACGCACCTCGCGATCGCGCTGGGACGGGCCGCGTGCCGGGCCGGGATACCGGTAAGGTTCTTCACCGCCTCAAGCCTGGTCATGCGCCTGAGACGCGCGAAACAGGACAACCGGCTCGACAAGGAGCTCGCCGCCATCGCCAAGGCCCGCCTCCTGATCATCGACGAGCTCGGCTACATCCCCATCGACGAGGAGGGCAGCCGCCTCCTCTTCCAGGTCATATCCGATTCCTACGAGACAAGGAGCGTCGTCTACACCACCAACATCGAATTCAGCGGATGGGCCAGGGTGTTCGGGGACCCGAACATGGCCGCCGCGGTCGTCGACCGCACCGTCCACCACGGACGGCTCATCCGGTTCAAGGGCGAAAGCTACCGCAGCCGCAACGCCCTCATGACCAAATAA